The Tursiops truncatus isolate mTurTru1 chromosome 16, mTurTru1.mat.Y, whole genome shotgun sequence genome contains the following window.
GGCAGGTGGGGGCTCCGCCATCCTCTGGTCCCGGGAAGGCCTCTGGCAGGAGGCGCTGGGCCACGCTGGGGTGTGGCCTCGTGCGGGCAAGGTCCTCCGAAAGAAGACAGACTGAATGTCACTGCCCGCAGCCAGGGCCTGTGGTCTTGCATCTGTCCCCCAGAGACACGGGTCCGAGTGGTAAGGGGGCGGGTTCAGGCTGCATTTGGTAAGTCCGCCGTAAGTCTGAGACTCAGAAGGGGGCCTGCGGTGACCCTGTTGACTCCAGGGCTTTGTCTTTGGTGAAAGGAATGGGATTTTGCTGCtgataaatgtaaatttcaaggTGAGATTCTGAAGATAGGAAGCTGAAACCAGTGGCActagaataaaacagaattttacaTAAGGACTGAATGTGGAACTCTGAGGCATATGTGGCGACATAAattaatttagattaaaaaattaagttccaggacttccctggtggtccagtgggtaagactctgtgctcccaatgcaggggcccgggttcgatccctggccggagAACttgatcccacatgcatgctgcagctaagacctggcgcagccaaaataaagaaaaataaataaacacctattaaaaaattcagttcctctgctGCACTGGCCGTGTTTCAGGAGCTCAGTgaccacatgtggctggtggctgtcGAATTGGACAGTGTTGTTCTAGAACATTCCCAGCACCCCAGAGAGTTCTTTTGCTTGGTGCTGTTATTCGAAACAGCAATGAACCAAGACAAGTCAGACAGGCACCTGCTCATACACATGACGAGGCACTGACCCCGGGGGTCTTCAGGAAAGGACCCCCTTACGGGAGATTCTGGTGACAAAGATGACAGGCATTGCAGACGGCGGCAACCACGGTGACTAACGCCATCTGTGATGACACGAAATGGGACAGGCTGCTCCACAGAGCTGCGCGTGAGCAGGGCTGAGTCACGTGGGGTCAGGGGTCACAGACAGGATGGGGAGAAGTGGTGCAGCGCTCTAAAAGCTGTGGTGACTCCGACAcggtggggagggcaggtggcagcctggcgaGGGACATGGGACCTTCTGCTCTGTTGACAAAGGCGGGCTTTTGGGAGAGAATGGTGTGGGTGTGGTGACAAACGTTAGTGAAACATCTGGTAGAAGACAGAACCATAAAATGCAGGCGGATTAATCATGGCCCAGTTGACACAGTGAAGAGTAAGACTTACCACCCATCAGCCAGGAATCTGACCTTTCTTGGAGGCCAGGAGGGCCCTTGAAGGAACGGATCAGAGCCAAGCACTCAGAAAATGAAGGCAGGAAGGGGATGCCCATGGGGGTCGTGAAGGGAAAGGAACTGGGTTAGACCCACGATGGGCAGAGAAACTGGACCAGAAAGGACAGTGGCTCTCACATGGAGAAACGGCCAACAGAGATGGGCCCCAGAGACTCCCCACTGACCGCTGATggaggctgggcaggggctgCATCCCACTGTGAGGCCCGGCAAGAGGACCAGGACGGGTCACACACAGGGTCCATGCCGGGGACGCCGCAGGGCCTGGATCTGGGCCAGGTGAGGGGGAGGAAAGCCCCACCTGGAGTAGCCATTGTCTGTTTAAAAACTGCAGATTGTAAGTGAGGACAGTTCTGGGAGAGGCCAACCAGCACGTGGGCAGGAGGGCTGGGCAGATTGCAGCATGTTGGAACAGACGCAGCACTGAACCCGGAATGCACGTGTGTAGACTGGCAGTGGTGTCCCGTCTGCTCTTGCTGCTGTGACAgagcaccacagactgggggcttCAGCAGCAAATGCTGGCTGCTTGCTTGCTGTGGCCTCGCCCGGCAGGGAGCAGGACCGAAAGCAAGCTCTCTCATTTCATTTCTTACAAAGGCACTAATTCCAACtatggggccccaccctcatgacataATCACCTCCCAACACCCCCaccgcgccccccaccccaccaacaCCTCCACACTGGGGGTtgatttcaacataggaatttggggacacattcagtccataacacagaGCAGTGTGGTTTTTGGCAGACAAATAAGTTTAGCAGCAGAACCAGGATGAGAGGGAAACATTGCTATTGTGCCTGTTGGCACAGTTGCCCAGGGGGCACAAAAGTGGGGAAGAAATCACAGACAGGGTCGATGTCCTGTAAGAGAAGGGGGTAATTAGGCAGACCAAAAGcatggaggagggcttccctggtggcgcagtggttgagagtctgcctgccgatgcaggggacacaggttcgtgccccggtccgggaagatcccacatgccacggagcagctgggcccgtgagccatggccgctgagcctgcacgtctggagcctgtgctccacaacgggagaggccacaatagtgaggcctgcataccgcaaaaaaaagaaaaaaaaaaaaaagcatggaggAAATACTAGAGGGAGCCATGCTTGTCTCACTATAAATCACAGAAACGTACATTTACCAAATCTTAGGGattttcttctttgcaaaaaCAGTAGATCGATATCCTCAGGGCCCATCTGCACTGACTTGAAAAATGATGCGGATTCAGAGCCTGCCCCCGAGTCCAAGCACCGCACAGACTCCCCGGTTTGAGACTGTTCCGAATACTAAGCTCTCTGACAGTGGAGCGTTGTATAGATGGTGTGATTAGAGGAACAGGTACAGAAGAGACTAATTTGGAAGACGAACAACAAGAATCAAGAAGCCGGGCAATTCTGAAACATGAGGTTGTACAGGAAACTTACTTCAGTTAAATTTTtagggacagggcttccctggtggcgcagtggttgagaatctgcctgccaaggggacacgggttcgagcccttatctgggaagatgccacataacgcggagcaactgggcccgtgagccacaattactgagcctgcgcgtctgcagcctgtgctccgcaacaagagaggccgcgatagtgagaggcccgcgcaccgcgatgaagagtggcccccgcttgccacagctagagaaagccctcacacagaaacgaagacccaacacagccataaataaataagtaagtaaataaataaataaagttcattctgcaagtattaaaaaaaaaaatttagggacAGTCTGGACATGGGAGGGAGCACAGGTAGCAGAACTAATTAGAGATAAAGAGTGTAGCCCTATCCGGGGGTAAAGAAGCCCCCAAGCTGACAGGGTTAAATGCCTCTTTGGGGAAAATACATCTAACATTACGGGTTCCCTTATAACCAGTGTATCGCTCATTGGAAATAGCTGCTTTTCTAGGTCCCTACAGCACTGATCCTTGACGGATGAACATGCTGTGAAAACGAATTCTCTCTGGCCCCAGCCTGGGAGGAAACGGAATTTGGGTGGAAGGACGAGGGCGCTGAATGAGGCGGGAGCTGGATTCCAGCCTACTGGCTGCCCACACGGAAACAAAACCGGCCCCAGGAGCGAGCCTTGGCTACCACCCTGAGTTATGGGGGCCGACAGGATGAGGGCCCAGGGCTGGTCCTGCACACACAACAGGGCAGCGCTAAGAGGACGTGAGGTAAAGGGAAAAAGCAAAGCCAGCCCCAGGGCCCTGAAGCTGTGGCGGGCAGGGCCCCATGGCAGGGAGCGGAGGACCCACGGTCACTGCTGAGGTCATCCGAGCTAGTGGGGGCACAGGCACCCTCTTCACGGGGCTCAGTGCACCGCAGGACAGAACGGGCGTGCAGTTGAATTCACGTGCTACGAACGCAGGGAACAGCTGGTGGAAATACCAGCTAGATGGGTCCACCAAGCAGCTGGACAGGCGAGCATCAGCTGGTCACCTGCAGCACTGCTATGATTCCACATGCTGTGACACACTCGCTAGGATGGCcgagataaaaaaacaaaatcaaaacagaacATAAGTGTggacgaggatgtggagaaattggaacacttgtgcactgttggtgggaatgtacaatggGGCAGCGgctggaaaacagcatggaggcttCCCCTCAGAACTGAAGAtggaactaccatgtgatccattaattccacttctggatataaacccaaaagaactgaaagcagggtcttgaagagatatttgcacacccctATTCAtggcagcgttattcacaatagctaaaacgtggaagcaacctaagtgtccaccaacagatcaATGGAGAAGCAAACTGTGGTCCATGCAGACAATGGAAGatcattcagtcttaaaaaggaaggaaattctgcaatatgctgTGACTTGGATGAACCTGGTGGACATTATtctaggtgaaataagccagacacagagagacaaataaTGTCTGATCCCACTTACATGAGGTCCCTACAGCAGTttaatccacagagacagaaagtaggtgctgggtgccaggggctgggagagggggctgcagagttagtgtttaatgattcagtttgggaagatgaagttCTGGAGCTGACGGTGGTGACAGCTGCACAAAAAATGTGAATATACCTAATGTCATTGAGCTGCACTCTTGAAATGGGTAAGATGGTAAACTTAATGTGTATCTaccacaataaaatcaaaagggTGAATCTGCTGGCCAAGGGGCCACTGATGAGACGAGATGGGCACTAACCTGAGGACTGGTCCTAGGAGACCCTGCTGGGTCGCTGCCCTGCACTTGGGGTCTGGCACAAGGAAAGATGTTCTCATGGCCGGGACACCATCCCACTGGGGTGTGTCCACCGCACAGGTGCAGAGCCAAACCAGGATGCCCGGCTTAAGACACACGTGTCACAGAGCGGGACAGGGACACACCTCACCCCACAGGCCCACGAGAGAGCCACAGCCAAAGGGAGTCACGGCAGGGCCAGAAGAAGGGATTTGAGAATTTCCTCGCATCAGGAATGGCTGAAGGTTAAAACTAAAGCCGCTAGCCAAGGAGTTGGGGTGAGACACGCTCTCTCCCCTCACCAGGCCGGAAGACGTTAGCGATGCCCGGGGTAGGGGTGTTCAGAGTCACTACTGCAACATAGAGCCCCAAGGAGAAAGCCATGGGATGTGGCGTCCGGGGCCCCAGGCAACGTGGGCAGTAAGGCAGATGGGTTCTCCTTGGTGCCCCCAAATATCTCAGACTCGGAGACTTACACGGATTTCAAGCCCCCGAACAGGAACAGCCTTTCTCCAGAGCAGAGGGTCGGCTGACGTCGTCCCCACCCCTGGGGGACTGGCATATTTGCTGGGATGTGTCCCAAGGCTCAGACCCCGCCAGCCCGTGGCTCTTGCCTTCCGGGGGcgtgtgggggtggggaggggtgtttACAAGCTCGAATCAGCCCACCCCAGGTTTTTGGTGGCTTCCGGACTCACAGGGACCAGGGCACAAACAGCCTCGTGgagcagaggccagtgtgtctTAAATGAAGATCTGGGATTTTCACACggagcccccaggccctgccatCAGTGCGCGGCTGAAGGATAGGCGCAGCCTTGGTCTGCCCGGGGTCCCTGCAGGCAGAGGGCCCTCCTGGGGCCTCCTGGAAGACGGCTCCAggaaagggctgggggaggggctgatgCCAGAGGGCAAGGACCGTAGGGCCCGTGGGGACACCCTTCCCTCTTTTACCTTTGTGGCCCAGAGCGATCACTTAAGTCTCTGAATGAGCCCCTAGTCGCCGAGAAGCTGCCCCGCATTCAGCCGGAGCCTGCATTGTTATGCTGGCCAGCCCCTCGGGccacttcctccttcccaccGGCTGTGAGCACCTCCGGCCCCGCCCTGTCCCCACTGGGTCTGATCCACCGGCCCGGGGTGGGGCCCTCAGGTACTATTTGGAAAATGCTCCTGGGGCGATTTTGATAAAGTCCTCTTGAAACTGCAGGGACCCGGGCCTCAGCCAAGGTCGAAGATCTCAGACCCCCAGCTccagctgccccccacccagtCACCTCCTTGGCGACGAAAGGAGCGCCTTCCCTGGGCGTGCGTTAGctctcctgccccctctgcccCGCACCTCTTTCCCTGACCCAACCCAGCCAAGAGCCTCAGACGCTTCCCTGGGCGGTCGGCGGTGAGCGCTGGAGACCGATCATACCTCCCCCCACCGCCTCCGCCGAGCCCGGCCGTCGCCATTTCCCTggaccctccctcctcctcctccccgcccGGCCGCGCTCACCCACCATGGCTGGTCTGCCTGGTGGGAAGTcccgggggcaggggcaggagaccTGGAGAAGCTGGCGTGCAGTGAGGGCCCCGACCTCGGGTTCCACGTgcccacagccccctccccactggaGACTGGCCTGCCAGGGTAGGTAGGACCGGGCAGCATCCCAAGGgggccccagcccaccccagccctcctggcccctccccgGGATCCCGAGGCCATTTTAACCTCGCCCTGACCTCCAGCCCTACATTCTCCTACCCAGTGCGGGGCCCGCACACACTCACAGGATTAAGTCGGAAAAAGCAATCTTTTTATTTAACCCATACCTAGGTTAGCGGTGGGGGAGGGCCGCAGGAAGGGTCAGGGCCGAGGGGCGGCCCTGCAGAGAGGACCGAGGCGGCCGGGCCTCACTGGCGCGGGTCGGCCAGGACGCCTCGCTCGGCGGCGGCGCTGCCCAGGATGAAGCCCACGGCCAGGGACACGGTCTGGTCGAAGGAGCCGCGCAGCTGCTCCACGTGCTGGTTCAGGGTCAGCAGCTGGTCACGCAACGGGCCCAGGATGGACACGATGTCGCCCAGGTGCCCCAGGGTCTGCAGAAGGGCGGCGTTCAGCGACGGCGGCGTGGGCTGCGGGGGCACGTGGGCCTCCGGGCGACCAGGCGGCGAGTCGGGATCTTCCCGGGTGGGGCCGGGGgacgacggcggcggcggcgaggcgGGGGCGCGGAAGGGCTCGGGGTCCTCGGGGCGGCCGGGCGCGGGGGTGAATGTGGAAACGGCCGTCGGGGAGCCGGGGGCGCGGGGCGCGTCCGCAGACTTGGGCGGGGACGGGCTGAACCTGAGCGTCCAGGCGGGGTCCGCGTCGGGTTCTCGGGCGGCGGGCAGCGGTGGGGCGCCTGGAACGCAGAGCGGGTGGTCGCGTGAGGCgcgcccgcccctccccccggcccGCAGTCCACTTCCCCCGGTCCGAggcgccccgcccctcccccaccccagcccacctaCCCGGCTCAGCGGGCGCGGCGGGGGCTGGCCGGCGGCCGCGCGGGGGGCGCCCGGGCCCGGGGGAGCGGCGGCGGCCGCGTCTGCGCCCGCTGTCGCCCAGCAGCCCCATGAGCTGCCGGATCTGCGCGTCGAAGGGCCCGGGCGGCTGACCGTGCGCGTCGCGGACCTTGTCCTTGAGGAACTTGTAGCGGCGGCGGCACTGCGCGGGCGTGCGCCGCACCTGCTGGCGGGCCAGCGCGGCCGACACGCGGCGGTAGGTGGGCAGCGCCTGGCGGCGGTCTAGCAACAGCGCTCGCCACACGGCCGGCTGCAGCAGCGTGCCTAGCAGCAGCTCCGTCTCGCGCGCGCTCCAGGGCGTGCGCTGCGCCGAGCCCGGGGATACGGGCGACCCGGGGGATGCGGGCGACCCGGGGGGCGCGGGCGCCGCCAGCGCGCCGGGCGAGGCGGGCCTCCCGGGCGGGGTCCCGGGGACGCCCCCCGCCAGCCGCTGCTCGGAGTCCGGGCTGGCGGGGGacggcggggcgggcgggggcggccGCCGGGGCCGGAGCAGCATCCCGGGGCCGGCGGGCGCGCGGGGGTCGGGGCCGAGGCCCGGGAGAAGCCGCCCACACGCGCTCG
Protein-coding sequences here:
- the UTF1 gene encoding undifferentiated embryonic cell transcription factor 1 translates to MLLRPRRPPPPAPPSPASPDSEQRLAGGVPGTPPGRPASPGALAAPAPPGSPASPGSPVSPGSAQRTPWSARETELLLGTLLQPAVWRALLLDRRQALPTYRRVSAALARQQVRRTPAQCRRRYKFLKDKVRDAHGQPPGPFDAQIRQLMGLLGDSGRRRGRRRSPGPGRPPRGRRPAPAAPAEPGAPPLPAAREPDADPAWTLRFSPSPPKSADAPRAPGSPTAVSTFTPAPGRPEDPEPFRAPASPPPPSSPGPTREDPDSPPGRPEAHVPPQPTPPSLNAALLQTLGHLGDIVSILGPLRDQLLTLNQHVEQLRGSFDQTVSLAVGFILGSAAAERGVLADPRQ